GCCAATATTCCCTGGtataaatcatcaaaattttatataaatgctgcACATATTAATAGCTAGTGATAAATTAGTATTTTAACCTTAGTGACTATAGTTACATAGTAACTTTAGTAATATAgcaactttattatatttagtgtatttagtagttacgatctgcaataaaatgaaacattataatgtaccgtagggagttcttaccttcaagacagaactatgtacatgtataacattaactttgaattcacgtcaaataagtttagcttactaaacacacacttaaagttaagctttagtatgtattttcaacAATTTAACTGAATTTCAGCTTATCactgaaattttatcatttatcagaTTCGGTCTTCACTTTCCCTATAACTTTTAGCGAACCtgtttaaaacacttttgaaCGTAATTCGGCAAAAAAGCCCAACTGATGATGTCTTCATAATGGAGCAGATTTTTATTAACAgattaagagaagttgtctgaccttctgtttaaagagatcgcaactccatctttgctactggttttaaaaaAATAGTATTAGTTTGTCACACGAGAATTGGTGTACTGCGAGAAATAGGTCATCGTGTCTCATTCAAGCATTGTGCAAATATTTTCGGCGTACAGCATTTTGGCGTCCTTTTTATTTTGAcctacgtaataagcacaccggcTGCCAAATTTAAACTCaggcaaaaattttgttgaatttgaatAGTGAaaaagattcgtatggtgaggtgaaaaaaatcatcCTGTTCCACTTCATATGGGAAAAAAATCATACATCAGGGTAATGGTAtactgagggtgcactgtaatgaAAGACAAGAGCGCATGCACTCTCTTAAATCTGACAGTCATCATGGAGTTTCCTACCTCTGACAGCCAAGAGCTAGCTAGTACTTTCTTACTTCTGACAGTCAAAACCTAGCAATGCGTTCCTTTCTACTGACAGTCAAAACCTAGCGACGAGTGACCTACTACTCGAAGTCAAAACCTAGCGACGAGTGCCCTACTACTCGAAGTCAAAACCTAGAAAGCAGTTTTGAAAAACAGCCAGTAGTTCTTACTTCTTAAAGAGGAAAGTTGTTCGTGCAAATCACTCAGTTGTTTCTCATCGTCTAATTGCTTGTCGAGTGCCTCCTCTCTCACTACATCAAGTTTCTCCCTGAGCTTAACTCCAGCCTGTGTTTCTGTTGCTAGTGATAGTTTGAGGGCCTCATTCATCCTCTCCAACTCAGCAATTTGCTTTGCATACTGATCAACAATTTGCTGTCTTTTCCTATTGTTTACATCAGTAGAGTTCTGCAGCTTTTCTTCCTGTATAACAGCGAGTCCGAAACAAATCAGAGAGAAGACATTGTACAAAGTATATGACCATGGCTAAAGTCAGGAGAGCAGCAACTAATTGGCATTcgaatttgaaaatataaaattataatttcagATTTAGCGGCATAAAATGTCTACTGCAATTATTCAGAGGGTCTGAACAACGGTGCTCAGGTTGCTAATGGAAAACAAGTGAACAGCAAACATGAAAATAGACCACACCTCAAAACTATATGCAACTCAAATCAAATGTGCAAAATGATTTCAATTCAACTCGGCAAATTGAATCTAAATGAATTGAATTTAAGAATTTGAATTAGATAGAGAAGAGTCAGAGAACGTAAAAGTCTCAAAAGGTTCAGGATTGTTCATATTACTAGAGCAGTAAACTGTGAGCCTTTTTCGAGTTAAATTATTTATGATAAATCAAATCAATGATTGGAAAAGATTAGTATATGTTCATGTTTTACTGGAAGCTTTTACAGACAAGGTTAGCAAGAAACTGTTGAATTTTAGCCAGTTTATATTGGTCAACCTCTGTGTTCGGCTCAGACCTTAGCAATACTGAATATGAGTATATCAAATCACTTCATTACCCATCCTTTAAAGCACTAATATGTTGTATGCTATAAATCAATCACATCAGTTTAGCAGTGCTCTAAATCCATTGTATAGTTGTTATTAATGCACTTCGACTGTTATGTGAGATGGTTGTACTGACTAGCAGGAAAAGTCACTTTGGGTGCAATCACAAAATGATGATGTGCATATTTGACATTGAAAAGGGTTCTAACATTCTCCTTTGAGAACTCTTCAATGTATCACAACTTTTTTATATGCCGTAATGTTATTAGAAATGTACAAgcttttaactctttcgctaccgtaagccgatatatcggcttttcaatacgatttcacttttcttttaattacgaAGCCTATAcaatagctagaccaatcaaattttgtctccagtgaaacaaccttgttcCCAATCAGGTGcatctaaaaaaattttttttggttcAATGATTccatttctatttatttttcaaaacggcaaaaccagatcgttatcgtcatggcaaggAAAAACACACCGCGTTCGTTCAACGCAAATGACACGTTAGATATTGCACAAGGGTGGAATTTACTTTGTACCTATCTTGTAGCAAATTTTGTTtggaataagatgcattttacagtaaaacaatatctgtttttattctcgagatattgctaaagtactagcggtatatcggcTTTtcgaaaaatttgttttattaattcaaGCAGAATATTCATTCGGTAAGATTTTAACATATTAGTGAGAGTTAACAACCCAAACTCCATTATGTCAGATCGAGAGTATCGAATCagttattttttccatttctgAAACTGTCAACAGTAAATGTATGTCCGTAGTTCTAACCAATTGAATCATGTCTTTCTGCTTTTCCAACAGCAAACGACTTTGGGACTTGTACTGGCTCTGTAAGGAGTTGTGCTTCTGtacaagagcagacaactccgaTCTGAGCCCACTTTCCTCTTCCGACACTGATAGCAACTCATTGACCGCCTGGAGGGTGGAAAAATACAATCGACGAACTATTTAGAAACGATTTAACAAATCTGTCAATGAATATATTGAATATCATTGTAAAATAAGTATGATCAGTtccataataatagtaacacattgataaaataaaaaatagtaaatttCTCTCTTGAAGTATTGCAGGGATTGTAAGAACGCCTACCCAAGGAATGGCATATTTAGATCTGGCTGATTCAAAAAGACCCATGGTTACAGCATGCTATGTATAGTTTGTCAACTCAAATAAACTTATTGTCGAGTTTCAGAAAATCAGTCAATCATTTTGTATTTTCATGCACACTTTACTCACTATTTGCTATGATTTTCGGACCTCTATGTAACATACTGCATACTGATGATATTCCTATCTCTATGCAAGCTCATATCGCTAATTAACAAAAACGCAAGCTTCACATGCTCACTGTACAAAATGACTTTACACCTTTGGTCATTCCTGACTATGACTGAACTTAAAGCTGGTACGTGAGTTGTGTTTACAATCAGCAGCCAACCAACAAACTGCACACAGCTAGGATGAGACAACTTCAAGGTAACAGCAAGAGATAATTCAAAGTTGCTAGCTTGGAGCTACATAGGCCTACTGTTTATGTTAATagcagaaaatcaaagaattGTTCGCATGTTCTAACTAAAGTAGTTGTTTCCATCGTTCAGTATGGCAGCGATGTCTAAGGCACCCAACCTTCTCAGTCCATGTAGGACATTTCAGAGTCAGATACTGACGAGTTCAACAAAAGTAATATTGTTTATCAGCATGTTGAAAGTAGTGTTATAGGTTCAACCTGCTGCTTGCTGTTCTCCAGGTTAGCCCTCATGTCCTTGTTTTCTCTCACAAGAGCAGCAACCTGCGCTTCCTTGTCAGTCAGCTGCAGTTCAAGCCGTTTGCTATGAGAGTGGGACCGGCTAAGTTTAACCTTCAGCTCTGTCATCTGACTGCAAGTGATAGAGACACCAGACCACAAGTGATGCAAGCAACTGTGTTATCTCAGTAGCAACTAACTAACTACAAATTACCCAACTTCCTAGCAACAAATCACATGGTCACAACTACAATAAGTTTAAGACATGGACCGATACATAACTTTAAGGGAAGCAGGCTTTTCAACTAGTTGGTGACAAAGCACCTACCTGGAGATAATACAGACACCTgcatacaaatgatataaaattctTAGAGCAAGAGAGCAGCTCAGAGAACGCTGAGTATGCATTTAAGTAAACGAGAGTGAGTAATGCAGAAGAATGACTCGTTAATCGAATGGATGAACATTAAAAGAGCTTTTAAGGGACTGCAGGAAGTTGACTTTGAAAAATTCACGATcaagatatatgtatatgcttCAAAAAGTGGATCGTCATTGATTAATTTGACATACCCTTGATGGTATTAACATCGAcatcaaaaatatatacatgtatgtacaagatATAcggtgcaccctcaggatacgattttgatccgtTCCTAGGCTGGCATCACATGGTGAAACAATCATATGAAGGGCTAAAGATTCCCTAGTAAttgtataatgcaaacatcccctggtaaaagtcatcaaagttttatatgtAGGTGctgaacatattaaaaattagtagcgAAATAGcattttaaccttagtaactatagttacctacggTAACTTTACCATATAGTAACTTTACTATAGAGTAACTTTACTATAGTTACTCACGGTaagtttattgtatttagtggttctgatctgcaataaaatgtcacACTATAATGTACCGCAGTtcataccgtagggagttcttaccttccagTCAGATGTACATACAGCATAAACTTTAGACTCatctcaaataagtttagcttactaaacacgcgcactcaaagctaagttttagtatgtatttacaacaattttactgattttcaatttttttactaaaattttattatttatcagtTTCAGTTattgctttcactataacttttagcggaCCTGTTTATAACCTTTTTCAACTTAATTGAGCAAGAAAGCTCGAATAATGCTGATTTCGTAATGaaatggatttttgttagcaggttaagagaagttgtctggcAACTAACCTGTTtgaagggattgcaactccaactttgttaCTGATTATAAATGGAAAATATTGCTGTTTTACACATGTGACTTGCagaactgagagaaatcagtCCTCTTGTCTCTTCCaggcgttgtgaaaatattttcggcgaacagcatttcagtgtctttgttattttgacatacataataagcacaccgactgccaaattttgaATCGAGTGAAAATTTGgttgaatttgtatggtgagATAAGATTTGTATGGCgtggtgaaaaaatcatcatgttccacttagtaaagtgaaaaaattgtatatcatgGTAGTGATATCGTGAGGGTTCACTGTCCAAAGATATAggcatgtatgtataatatatacaaatatatataaatgtatgtataagatatacaaagatatatatacatgtatgcataagTTTGAGTCTTTGTGAGGAGTTCCATTTTGCCAAATCATGATATTTGGCTATAGCAAAATAGTTCACTGTCTCTGAACTCAGTCAGTTTGTGGTTGCTGATTGACATGCAAAGGCAACCATAAACTTAAAAAAGGGGTGTCTGGGTGTTGGTGTGTCTCAAAGGCGTTATTGCCTTGAGAGTAAGTACtacaaaactttcaataaaaacacaaatGGGAATGCTACACGGTGTAAGGCACCAAACATATAGAGGCAAACAGGGGGAGGGAGGCGGACAAGGGGAGAGAGGCGAACAGGGGAAAAGAGAAGAACAGAGAGAAAGAGGTGGACAAAGGGAGGAAAGTGGACAGGGGGCGGACAGGGGGAGGTGGACAGGGGGAGGTGGACAGGAAGAGGTGGACAGGGGGAGGTGGACAGGGGGAGGTGGACAGGGGGAGGTGAACAGGGGGAGGTGGACAGACGGAGGTAGACAGGGGGAAAGATGCGAACAGGGAGAAAGAtggaaacaaaaagaaagaggCGAACAGGGGAAGGGAGGTAGACAGGGGGAAGGAGGCGAGCAGAGAGAAGTAAGCAGACAGGAGTGAAGTGGATAAGGGGAAGGAGGCGGACAGGGGAAGGGAGGCAGACGGCAGGAGAGAGGCGGACAGGGGGAGGGAGGCAGACAGGGAGGGAGGCGGACAGAGGGAGGTAAGCGGACATGGGGAGGCGAACAGGGGGAGGGAGGCAGACAGGGGGAAGGAGGCGAGCAGAGAGAAGGAAGCAGACAGGAGTGAGGCGGACAAGGGGAAGGAGGTGGACAGGAGAAGGGAGGCAGACGGCAGGAGAGAGGCGGACAGGGGAAGGGAGGTAGACAGGGGAAGGGAGGCAAACAAGAAGACGGAGGTGGACAGGGGGAAGGAGTCGGTGGAAGATTACAAATGGAAAGGGCCAAACAGCGGCAACATGATCAAATTATAATCAACTTACACTAATTTTCTCTTTTGATAGCGTGAGAgatattactatattatggcTAACTTTCACTATTcctattatcattactatattTTTGTTGCGTTCAATTGACACTTATTATATTCTGTAgagatttttatattttactggAATTTTTTGGTGTGACAGAAATAGAGACCAAAAACTATAGCTGTCAAAACTAACCTTCAATCCAATAATCTAACATAGCAAAAGTTGGGTACACAAAAAAACTACAACCTGCTGTTTGTAGCACAGTTTCACGACAGCAAGTAAAATATCAGAAAGTAAAATAATGATTGAACACATATGATACGCTGAAGATATCTGAGGAGAAGACACAGCATATACGCAAATTGCTTCATCCAAGAGGAGAGCAACAAACAACATAGGACTTAATAAACACACATTCTTACCTGTCGCCAGTGTCAGATACAAAGTCGGAACTAGACAGAGGGGCAAATTTGAAGTTGTCTTTCTTTGAATTTTTGACTTGTTCCTTCAGATGCTCGATCTGCAAAATAATTTATGGCAAAGCATACAAAGAATAACTGATCTTGAATAATGAACGGGAGAACTTACTTGCAAAGCATAAGATATTagagctgagaaaacaaacaAGTACAAGAGTAAGCTAATAAGAAAAAACCAAGTAATGAAATGAATAagaatatataaatgtaatgaAACAAGCAGATTATAtccctaataataataataggggagaaagtaaaaaatatgaaaGGTTTTGAAATTGCTAAGATTTAAAACAAAGATATATATTAGCTTGGCTCAAAAATAAGAGAAAAAGAGGAACATAAAAGAGAGGAATATAAAAACAGCTATTATCGAGGGAGCTGTTACTACCTGCTATAACTATTGACCACCTGCTAAAACTATCGACCACCGACTAAAACTATCGACTCCCTGCTATAACTATCAACCTACTGCTATACCTATTAACTACCTGCTATAGTTGTCGACAATCTGCAATAGCTATAATCTACCTGCCATACCTACACACTACCTGCTATACCTATCATCTACCTGCTATAGCTACAGACAACCTACTATAGTTGTTGGCTACTTGCTATAGCTATCACCCGCATGATATGGCTGTTGATTAGCTGCTAAAGCTTTTGAATACATGCTGAATACCTACAGCTACTGACTACATATAATATCTATCATCTACCTGAGATTGCAGCAATTTGATAGTTTCCTCCGATGCAGCTTCCTTTAGTTTGCAGGCATCGAGGTTCTCGAGCAGACTGGCAACCTCCCTTTGACCCTTAGCGACCTTACACTCCAAATCTATTGCTACTGACTTATCACAAGTTGCTGTCTCTTCTAATTTCGACATATTCACGACTAGTTGTGTGATCGTCTCCTCTTGATCGGATATCTTTTCATTTAAGCAGTTTATAGTACTGCAAAAGGACATTTAGCGTGATTGATCCAGCTTTTAAGTTAGCTACGAAGAAATGCCAGCCATTTCAGTACAAAAAGGATGAAAAGTGTAGCTGTACACTGTAAAAGGCAAGCAACTGCATGCTGTGACAAGCGTATGAACAAGGCATATGAACAGCTGCACAGATGCTACCGTACTTTtgggactattagccgctacttttttctgatgttttgagccatgcggttTGTATAAGGGTGGCTATTCTGTGGcgttttctttcaccgctagggcgcattaaccagaatctccagTTAATGCgtgcctctagcggtgaaagaaaacaCGAagcaatgcctaacggtactgttccgttaggcactgggttaaaaagcgtgGGTTAAcacgaaacagtgcctaacggcactgttccgttatAACCAGCAAAGTTGTTGCCGTGTTAAGAAGCACCGTCGtgagttctgtggcctatacaaaaggtgcggcccatgtattgttttattatcattttttgaaaaTGCAGATGCGgtttatataggggtgcgggtAATAgcccgaaaagtacggtattaaAGAGACCTATACAAAGATACACCATGCCTTTTACTTGAACTTAAGCTCTCCTCCAGTCGAGCAATTCTCTCTCTTTCATCACTCATCTTTGTCATCAACTTTGTCTCCAACTCTACAATTTGTCTGTTTTTAGCGCTTATCTCCTCGCCATATTTGAGAACTGTTGCAGCCAAGTTCTTGCGACGAGAGGACGACTCTGGTAAGTTGACTGTCTCATGGGAGTCATCTAGATGAATCGGTGACTGACCATCCTTACTTGGCGAATCTAGAACGGAGAATACATACATGAGTTTTACTGATAAGTTGAATGATGTATGAATATGTCTATCAGAAGCTATCTCATTGGTTAATAGGAGAACCAACAGTTGCCCTCATTGAATAATAGGTGTTCTGGCTACGGCTAACATTGGCGAATAACTATTGTGAGTGATATAGACTGATATATCATATAACTAGACATACTTAATGACTAACatagtgatatataatataattagaTCTTTATGACTAAAAGAGTCATATTTCATATAACAAGACTTTCTGAGGGACTAACAGGGTGATATGCACATATCATATAACTAGACTAACTTAATGGACTAACAGggtgatatattatataactagaCATACTTTAGCTAATAGTTCCCTGGTAAACACAAAGCTTATAGAAACTTCTAGAAATGCTTCACCACCAATACACCCTTGACTCTTTTACTACCTTGAGAAAATGTATCAGAAATGGCG
The sequence above is drawn from the Watersipora subatra chromosome 5, tzWatSuba1.1, whole genome shotgun sequence genome and encodes:
- the LOC137396809 gene encoding testis-specific gene 10 protein-like; the encoded protein is MSKLEETATCDKSVAIDLECKVAKGQREVASLLENLDACKLKEAASEETIKLLQSQIEHLKEQVKNSKKDNFKFAPLSSSDFVSDTGDSQMTELKVKLSRSHSHSKRLELQLTDKEAQVAALVRENKDMRANLENSKQQAVNELLSVSEEESGLRSELSALVQKHNSLQSQYKSQSRLLLEKQKDMIQLEEKLQNSTDVNNRKRQQIVDQYAKQIAELERMNEALKLSLATETQAGVKLREKLDVVREEALDKQLDDEKQLSDLHEQLSSLRSEIWQLERSKKLDTDRFNNELAARENWCSKLEELMATTQAESEAARASLTLQLT